In a single window of the Desulfovibrio sp. ZJ209 genome:
- a CDS encoding DegQ family serine endoprotease, translating to MSMKKCLAALLAVAFLGTASLGLAADLPDFSELAAKCGPAVVNIGTERKASAAGAEDFFGEMFRNMPPGFEKFFDQFGDRKGRKAPGGKRSQRKQKSLGSGFLVSADGYIVTNNHVVAEADVIHVTLDERNGKGQHFKATLIGSDEETDLALLKVESKNPLPYLVFGNSDDLKVGEWLLAIGNPFGLDHTVTAGILSAKGRNIRSGPFDNFLQTDASINPGNSGGPLLNMQGQVVGINTAIIASGQGIGFAIPSNMAAKIIDQIKNGKKISRGWIGVTIQDVDENSAKALGLKEPAGALVGSVMENEPAAKAGVQDGDVIIAVDKKNIDDSAALLRAIADKAPGSTAVLTVWRDGKTQEITVTLGERKSPQAMGKDGNGQKQQDESLLGLSVRPLKKEERKELKIAKDEGLLIVSVDPDKAAAEADLQPGDVILKANQVPVNSAADLSRIVKEVGVQRGAVMLQIQRHGDTYFRAVPIGK from the coding sequence ATGAGCATGAAAAAATGCCTTGCGGCCCTTCTGGCTGTGGCCTTTCTGGGCACGGCCTCCCTGGGCCTTGCGGCGGATCTCCCGGATTTTAGCGAGCTTGCGGCCAAGTGCGGCCCGGCTGTGGTCAACATCGGCACCGAGCGCAAGGCTTCGGCCGCCGGCGCCGAGGACTTTTTTGGCGAAATGTTCCGTAACATGCCGCCAGGCTTCGAGAAATTCTTTGACCAGTTCGGCGATCGCAAGGGCCGCAAAGCCCCCGGCGGGAAGCGCTCCCAGCGCAAGCAGAAATCGCTCGGCTCGGGCTTCCTCGTTTCCGCCGACGGCTATATCGTGACCAACAACCATGTGGTCGCCGAGGCTGATGTCATCCACGTCACCCTCGACGAGCGCAACGGCAAGGGCCAGCACTTCAAGGCCACCCTCATCGGCTCCGACGAGGAGACGGATCTCGCCCTGCTCAAGGTGGAATCCAAGAATCCGCTGCCCTATCTCGTGTTCGGCAATTCCGATGACCTCAAGGTGGGCGAGTGGCTGCTGGCCATCGGCAATCCCTTCGGGCTCGACCACACGGTGACGGCGGGCATCCTCTCCGCCAAGGGCCGCAATATCCGTTCCGGCCCCTTTGACAACTTCCTCCAGACGGACGCCTCCATCAATCCCGGCAACAGCGGCGGCCCGCTGCTCAACATGCAGGGCCAGGTGGTGGGCATCAACACGGCCATCATCGCCAGCGGCCAGGGCATCGGCTTCGCCATCCCGAGCAACATGGCCGCCAAGATCATCGACCAGATCAAGAACGGCAAAAAGATCAGCCGCGGCTGGATCGGCGTGACCATCCAGGACGTTGACGAAAATTCCGCCAAGGCTCTGGGCCTCAAGGAGCCTGCGGGCGCGCTCGTTGGCTCCGTCATGGAAAATGAGCCCGCCGCCAAGGCCGGCGTGCAGGACGGCGACGTGATCATCGCCGTGGACAAGAAGAATATCGACGACTCCGCGGCGCTCCTTCGCGCCATCGCCGACAAGGCCCCGGGCAGCACCGCGGTGCTCACCGTCTGGCGCGACGGCAAGACCCAGGAGATCACCGTCACCCTTGGTGAGCGCAAGAGTCCGCAGGCCATGGGCAAGGACGGGAACGGCCAGAAGCAGCAGGACGAAAGCCTGCTCGGCCTCTCCGTGCGCCCGCTCAAGAAGGAGGAGCGCAAGGAGCTCAAGATCGCCAAGGACGAAGGCCTGCTCATCGTCAGCGTTGACCCGGACAAGGCCGCGGCCGAGGCCGACCTCCAGCCCGGCGATGTCATCCTCAAGGCCAACCAGGTGCCCGTGAACAGCGCGGCCGACCTCTCCAGGATCGTCAAGGAGGTGGGCGTGCAACGCGGGGCCGTCATGCTCCAGATCCAGCGGCACGGCGACACCTATTTCCGCGCGGTGCCCATCGGCAAGTAG
- a CDS encoding phosphoglucomutase — translation MPVVHCDAGHLPAPEKLERIPALMSAYYTEFPNPKIPGQRVSFGTSGHRGSSLLHTFNEEHIYAITQAVCDYRGAKGIDGPLFLGGDTHALSEAAFRSALEVLVANGVNVRISKDGAYTATPAVSHAILRWNAGRERGLADGIIITPSHNPPRDGGFKYNPPHGGPAETDVTSWIEKRANEYLESGNRTVKLVHLREARKSPLVEEFDYTRAYVDDLPKVLDMKAIAASGLKLGVDPLGGASLPLWEPIAETYGLDLTVVNKEVDPTFRFVPLDKDGQIRMDCSSPYAMSRLLEMRGNFDLAFACDPDSDRHGIVTRQELMNPNHSLTVAAWHLFRTRTGWPAERGIGKTVVTSATLDRVGEHLHRPVVEVPVGFKWFVPYLFSGRCGMGCEESAGASFLCFDGAPWSTDKDGPLMCLLAAEVMAKEGKSPSEVYKDLTKIVGDPIYQRLDAPADDRTRALLKALTPEQVKLKTLGGSPVTSVITRAPGNDAPIGGVKVSSADGWFAVRPSGTEAICKVYTESFKGEDYLTALQKDAIDFLEKLLKEGEGAE, via the coding sequence ATGCCCGTTGTTCATTGTGATGCCGGTCATCTGCCCGCGCCCGAAAAACTCGAGCGCATCCCCGCGCTGATGAGCGCCTACTATACCGAATTTCCCAATCCCAAGATCCCGGGGCAGCGTGTGTCTTTCGGGACTTCGGGGCATCGCGGCTCCTCGCTGCTCCATACCTTCAACGAGGAGCACATCTACGCCATCACCCAGGCCGTGTGCGACTATCGCGGCGCCAAGGGCATCGACGGCCCGCTCTTCCTCGGCGGGGATACGCACGCCCTTTCCGAGGCGGCCTTCCGCTCGGCCCTCGAGGTGCTGGTGGCCAATGGCGTCAATGTGCGCATCTCCAAGGACGGCGCCTATACGGCCACGCCGGCCGTGTCGCACGCCATCCTGCGCTGGAACGCCGGGCGCGAGCGCGGCCTTGCCGACGGCATCATCATCACGCCCTCGCATAACCCCCCGCGCGACGGCGGCTTCAAGTACAATCCGCCCCACGGCGGCCCGGCGGAGACGGATGTCACCAGCTGGATTGAAAAACGCGCCAACGAATACCTCGAGTCCGGCAACCGCACGGTGAAGCTCGTGCACCTGCGGGAGGCGAGGAAATCGCCGCTCGTGGAGGAGTTCGACTATACCCGCGCCTATGTGGATGACCTCCCCAAGGTGCTCGATATGAAGGCCATCGCGGCCTCGGGCCTCAAGCTCGGCGTTGACCCGCTGGGTGGCGCGAGCCTGCCCCTCTGGGAGCCCATCGCCGAGACCTACGGGCTCGACCTCACCGTGGTCAACAAGGAGGTGGACCCCACCTTCCGCTTCGTGCCGCTGGACAAGGACGGACAGATCCGCATGGACTGCTCGTCGCCCTATGCCATGAGCCGCCTGCTTGAAATGCGCGGCAACTTCGACCTGGCCTTCGCCTGCGACCCGGATTCGGACAGGCACGGCATCGTCACCCGGCAGGAACTGATGAACCCCAACCACTCGCTCACCGTGGCCGCGTGGCACCTTTTCCGCACGCGCACCGGCTGGCCGGCCGAGCGCGGCATCGGCAAGACCGTGGTCACGAGCGCCACGCTGGACCGCGTGGGCGAGCACTTGCACCGCCCGGTGGTGGAAGTGCCCGTGGGCTTCAAGTGGTTCGTGCCCTATCTCTTCAGCGGCCGCTGCGGCATGGGCTGCGAGGAGAGCGCGGGCGCGTCCTTCCTCTGCTTTGACGGCGCCCCGTGGAGCACGGACAAGGACGGCCCGCTCATGTGCCTTTTGGCTGCGGAAGTCATGGCCAAGGAAGGCAAGTCGCCGAGCGAGGTCTACAAGGACCTGACGAAGATCGTGGGCGACCCCATCTACCAGCGCCTCGACGCCCCGGCCGACGACAGGACGCGCGCCCTGCTCAAGGCGCTCACGCCGGAGCAGGTGAAGCTCAAGACCCTGGGCGGCTCGCCGGTGACGAGCGTCATCACCCGCGCCCCCGGCAATGACGCGCCCATCGGCGGTGTGAAGGTGAGCAGCGCGGACGGCTGGTTCGCCGTGCGCCCCTCGGGCACCGAGGCCATCTGCAAGGTCTATACGGAGAGCTTCAAGGGCGAGGACTACCTGACAGCCTTGCAAAAGGACGCCATCGACTTCCTGGAAAAGCTGCTCAAGGAAGGCGAAGGCGCGGAATAG
- the rsmA gene encoding 16S rRNA (adenine(1518)-N(6)/adenine(1519)-N(6))-dimethyltransferase RsmA produces the protein MSPAAPEAPRAKKSLGQHFLRNEGICQRIAALLRPQAGDTVLEIGPGPGALTRALEAQPHERLLLLEKDRYWAAERQREAAAGTQAVLMDALRFDWRRLSPEAGWKIAGNLPYNVASPLIWDIVSQSGAARCVFMVQKEVGQRLCAAPGSRQYGALSVWVQAYSRPRLEFILGPGAFSPPPKVDSAVLSFTPLPQEARPRHPAALERLLRTCFQQRRKQLGGVFARAGLAELAGALPELGLSPQLRPEALSVADFLRLSALLAEMSGAERPVTPGK, from the coding sequence ATGAGCCCCGCCGCCCCAGAAGCGCCGCGCGCCAAGAAAAGCCTTGGCCAGCATTTTCTCCGTAATGAGGGGATCTGCCAGCGTATCGCGGCCCTGCTGCGCCCGCAGGCCGGGGACACAGTGCTTGAGATCGGCCCGGGCCCGGGCGCCCTCACGCGCGCGCTGGAAGCGCAGCCGCATGAACGCCTGCTGCTGCTGGAAAAAGACCGTTATTGGGCGGCGGAGCGCCAGCGCGAGGCGGCGGCCGGAACACAGGCCGTGCTCATGGACGCCCTTCGCTTCGACTGGCGGCGCCTTTCGCCTGAGGCCGGCTGGAAGATCGCGGGCAACCTGCCCTACAATGTGGCCTCGCCGCTTATCTGGGACATCGTTTCGCAAAGCGGCGCGGCCCGCTGCGTCTTCATGGTGCAGAAAGAAGTGGGCCAGCGGCTTTGCGCCGCCCCGGGTTCGCGCCAGTATGGCGCGCTCTCCGTGTGGGTGCAGGCCTATAGCCGGCCGCGCCTCGAATTTATCCTCGGGCCCGGGGCCTTTTCCCCGCCCCCCAAGGTGGATTCGGCCGTCCTGTCTTTCACGCCGCTGCCGCAGGAGGCCCGGCCGCGCCATCCGGCCGCGCTGGAGCGCCTCTTGCGCACCTGCTTTCAGCAGCGCCGCAAGCAACTGGGCGGCGTTTTCGCCCGTGCGGGCCTGGCTGAGCTCGCCGGGGCGCTCCCGGAACTCGGCCTTTCGCCACAACTGCGGCCCGAGGCGCTTTCTGTGGCGGATTTTCTGCGCCTCTCCGCCCTGCTGGCGGAGATGTCAGGCGCCGAAAGGCCGGTTACGCCAGGGAAATGA
- a CDS encoding AMP-binding protein, whose protein sequence is MTHTYDVEQFRDNFEHEFTWLNGFMRNVGRFGDHRALYAPDCERRWTYRELNKDANRLAHALKADGVGKNSVIMYMLFNSPEFVFAYLAGHKLGAIGCPVNYRLSAGELALLIDDSEPAVFIYDAAFAPAAEQALAMAAFKPGRVVVVSEAAAPHAAPGATAYADYVAGQPETDPAPGHRKHIYDETTRLYTSGTTNRAKAVPINDINEVLSAHDVLMHFPLNANDRTMNMTPWFHRGGLHSGGPTPTLYAGGEVVILREFNPRRCLELAAKERVTFLIGVPSIIALLARAQERAPVDLSALRGIVTMGSPFEKAACERYMELFTPNIFNGYGTTETFWNTFLRPYDLPEKAGSAGMSCTDDDVRLVRILPDGAHAEPDDMVAKDNLEIGEIIIRAPAKSAGCYVNNEEMSRRKFYKGFHYTGDIGTWDKNEFVTVVSRKDDMIICAGENIYPTQIEAALNEHPKVAECAVVGRPDRLHGQCVAAYVVPADESLTVEELRAHCAAHPMLPPFKRPRFYELVKELPHTATGKLLHYKVREQAERDAQG, encoded by the coding sequence ATGACGCATACCTATGACGTGGAGCAGTTTCGGGACAATTTTGAGCACGAATTCACCTGGCTGAACGGTTTTATGCGCAATGTGGGCCGTTTCGGTGATCACCGTGCCCTGTATGCTCCCGACTGTGAGCGCCGATGGACCTACCGGGAGCTCAATAAGGATGCCAACCGGCTCGCCCACGCCCTCAAGGCCGATGGAGTTGGAAAGAACAGCGTCATCATGTACATGCTCTTTAACAGCCCGGAATTCGTGTTCGCCTACCTTGCCGGGCACAAGCTGGGCGCCATCGGCTGCCCGGTCAACTACCGCCTTTCCGCCGGGGAGCTCGCGCTGCTCATCGACGACAGCGAGCCCGCGGTCTTCATCTATGACGCCGCCTTTGCCCCGGCAGCGGAACAGGCACTCGCCATGGCCGCCTTCAAGCCCGGGCGCGTGGTGGTGGTTTCCGAGGCCGCGGCCCCTCACGCCGCCCCCGGCGCGACCGCGTATGCCGACTATGTGGCCGGCCAGCCCGAGACCGACCCCGCACCGGGCCACCGCAAACATATCTATGACGAGACCACGCGCCTCTACACCTCGGGCACCACGAACCGGGCCAAGGCGGTGCCCATCAACGACATCAACGAGGTGCTCTCGGCCCACGACGTGCTCATGCACTTCCCGCTCAACGCCAATGACCGCACCATGAACATGACCCCGTGGTTCCACCGGGGGGGCCTGCACTCCGGGGGGCCCACGCCCACTCTCTATGCGGGCGGCGAGGTGGTCATCCTGCGCGAGTTCAACCCCCGGCGCTGCCTCGAACTCGCCGCGAAGGAGCGCGTCACCTTCCTTATCGGCGTGCCTTCCATCATCGCGCTCCTGGCCCGCGCGCAGGAGCGCGCCCCGGTGGACCTTTCCGCCCTGCGCGGCATCGTGACCATGGGCAGCCCCTTTGAGAAAGCCGCGTGCGAGCGCTACATGGAGCTTTTCACGCCCAACATCTTCAACGGCTACGGCACCACCGAGACCTTCTGGAACACCTTTTTGCGGCCCTATGACCTGCCGGAAAAGGCGGGCAGCGCCGGCATGTCCTGCACGGACGACGATGTGCGCCTGGTGCGCATCCTGCCCGATGGCGCCCACGCCGAACCCGATGACATGGTTGCCAAGGATAATCTGGAGATCGGCGAGATCATCATTCGCGCCCCAGCCAAGTCCGCCGGCTGCTATGTGAACAACGAGGAGATGTCGCGCCGCAAGTTCTACAAGGGCTTCCACTATACGGGCGACATCGGTACCTGGGACAAGAACGAATTTGTCACCGTGGTCAGCCGCAAGGACGACATGATCATCTGCGCGGGCGAAAACATCTATCCCACCCAGATCGAGGCCGCGCTCAACGAGCACCCCAAGGTGGCCGAGTGCGCGGTGGTGGGGCGGCCCGACCGCCTGCACGGGCAGTGCGTGGCCGCCTATGTGGTGCCGGCCGACGAAAGCCTCACCGTGGAGGAGCTGCGCGCCCATTGCGCGGCACACCCCATGCTGCCGCCCTTCAAGCGGCCCCGTTTCTATGAGCTCGTGAAGGAGCTGCCGCATACGGCGACGGGCAAGCTCTTGCACTACAAGGTGCGCGAGCAGGCGGAGCGCGACGCCCAAGGCTAA
- a CDS encoding beta-ketoacyl-[acyl-carrier-protein] synthase family protein, with amino-acid sequence MSASRIVITGMGAVTPLGIGVADYWRALIEGVCGVDVLTRFDASLLPVRIAAEVQDLPEDDLPRAVARNAARFMRYAFVAGAEALAQSGLDIAAAPERVGITMGTALAGIAEASAGEAAFLGSKTGKVSPHFVPMIIGNMAAAHLAIHYGIHGPGMTLETACSAGGDAIMTAAMLLRAGEADAMLVLGGESILCPSVVSSLAQARALSRRNDAPKAASRPFDRDRDGFVIGEGGGALVLETLAHARGRGARVLAELAGWGNSLDAHHITAPDPTGEGAAACMRAALRRAGLAPSAIGYVNAHGTSTGLGDIAETVALKKVFGGVDTAPPVSSTKGATGHLMGAGGITEIIACIMALREGILPPTLNLDTPDPQCDLDYVPRTAREARVDAAMSNSLGFGGQNSSIIVTRPAEEISQ; translated from the coding sequence ATGAGCGCAAGCCGCATCGTCATCACAGGCATGGGCGCCGTCACGCCCCTTGGCATCGGCGTGGCCGACTATTGGCGCGCGCTCATTGAGGGCGTATGCGGCGTGGACGTGCTCACGCGCTTTGACGCTTCCCTGCTTCCCGTGCGCATCGCCGCCGAGGTGCAAGACCTCCCCGAGGATGACCTCCCGCGCGCCGTGGCCCGCAATGCCGCGCGCTTCATGCGCTATGCCTTCGTGGCCGGCGCGGAGGCGCTCGCCCAGAGCGGCCTGGACATTGCGGCCGCCCCCGAAAGGGTTGGCATCACCATGGGCACCGCCCTCGCGGGCATCGCCGAGGCCAGCGCCGGCGAAGCGGCCTTCCTCGGCAGCAAGACGGGCAAGGTGAGCCCGCACTTCGTGCCCATGATCATCGGCAACATGGCGGCCGCGCACCTTGCCATCCATTACGGCATCCACGGGCCGGGCATGACGCTGGAGACAGCCTGTTCCGCCGGCGGCGACGCCATCATGACCGCCGCCATGCTGCTCAGGGCCGGCGAGGCGGACGCCATGCTCGTGCTCGGCGGCGAGAGCATCCTCTGCCCGAGCGTGGTCTCGAGCCTCGCCCAGGCGCGCGCCCTCTCCCGGCGCAACGACGCGCCCAAGGCCGCGTCCCGCCCCTTTGACCGGGACCGGGACGGCTTTGTCATCGGCGAGGGCGGCGGCGCGCTGGTCCTTGAGACGCTGGCCCACGCGCGGGGGCGTGGCGCCCGGGTGCTCGCCGAGCTGGCCGGCTGGGGCAACAGCCTCGACGCCCACCACATCACCGCGCCCGACCCCACGGGCGAAGGCGCTGCCGCCTGCATGCGCGCGGCCCTTCGGCGCGCCGGGCTTGCGCCCTCCGCCATCGGCTATGTCAACGCGCATGGCACCTCCACGGGCCTGGGCGACATCGCCGAGACAGTGGCGCTCAAGAAAGTTTTTGGCGGCGTGGACACGGCCCCGCCCGTGAGCTCCACCAAGGGCGCCACCGGGCACCTCATGGGCGCGGGGGGCATCACCGAAATCATCGCCTGCATCATGGCCCTGCGCGAAGGCATCCTGCCCCCGACCCTCAACCTCGACACGCCCGACCCGCAATGCGACCTCGACTACGTGCCGCGCACGGCGCGGGAAGCGCGGGTGGACGCGGCCATGTCCAATTCGCTGGGCTTCGGAGGCCAGAATTCGAGCATCATCGTCACGCGGCCCGCAGAGGAGATTTCCCAATGA
- a CDS encoding lytic murein transglycosylase — MAAPHFRHILPPAPAAQGRLAAARRPADLLALILACALLLAACGSARTAKGPDMADPAEEALAAASSAAADEARPHTETLTADGPAGGMAPCWQPLAARLAADGLSGPRVDALLARLAPTPTQSPMGRKIRELYRRRFLPRPATAKPAPQYYKGVVTAANAALCRDFIAAHEGAFAAADARYGVPPAIAASLLFVETRLGKVLGDVPENAFYTLASMAVSTTPQDISQWLPQLPGYEKHMPWLTETLHKRADWAYKETKALMEHMLRDRIAPEGLPGSIYGAVGLCQFMPSNISTYGADGDGDGRVDLFTAPDAIASLAHYLARHGWKAGLSRERQHALLMTYNHSRTYANTILALSDLVAQGPAAAAAAPTPSVSEPRP, encoded by the coding sequence ATGGCGGCGCCGCACTTCCGGCACATCCTGCCCCCTGCGCCCGCCGCGCAAGGGCGCCTTGCGGCGGCGCGGCGCCCGGCTGACCTGCTCGCCCTGATCCTCGCCTGCGCGTTGCTTCTGGCGGCCTGCGGCAGCGCGCGCACGGCCAAGGGGCCGGACATGGCCGACCCGGCGGAAGAGGCTCTGGCGGCCGCCTCCTCCGCGGCTGCGGACGAGGCAAGACCCCATACCGAAACACTCACCGCGGACGGCCCCGCAGGAGGCATGGCTCCCTGCTGGCAGCCGCTGGCCGCGCGCCTTGCGGCCGACGGCCTTTCCGGCCCGCGCGTGGACGCCCTCCTTGCGAGGCTCGCGCCCACGCCCACGCAGTCGCCCATGGGCCGCAAGATCCGCGAGCTGTACCGCCGCCGCTTCCTGCCGCGGCCGGCGACGGCCAAGCCCGCGCCCCAATATTACAAGGGCGTGGTCACCGCGGCCAATGCCGCGCTCTGCCGCGACTTTATCGCCGCGCACGAGGGCGCCTTTGCCGCCGCGGACGCGCGCTACGGCGTGCCGCCGGCCATCGCGGCCTCTCTGCTCTTTGTGGAGACGCGCCTTGGCAAGGTGCTCGGCGATGTGCCGGAAAACGCCTTCTACACCCTCGCCAGCATGGCGGTGAGCACCACGCCGCAGGACATCAGCCAGTGGCTCCCCCAATTGCCCGGCTATGAGAAGCACATGCCCTGGCTCACGGAGACACTGCACAAGCGCGCCGACTGGGCCTACAAGGAAACAAAGGCCCTGATGGAGCACATGCTCCGCGACCGCATCGCTCCCGAGGGGCTGCCGGGCTCCATTTACGGCGCCGTTGGCCTGTGCCAGTTCATGCCCTCCAACATTTCCACCTATGGCGCCGACGGCGACGGCGACGGCCGCGTGGACCTCTTCACCGCGCCGGACGCCATCGCGAGCCTCGCCCACTATCTTGCCCGCCACGGCTGGAAGGCCGGGCTTTCCCGTGAACGCCAGCACGCCCTGCTCATGACCTACAATCACTCCCGCACATACGCCAATACCATCCTCGCGCTGAGCGACCTTGTGGCCCAAGGGCCGGCGGCGGCCGCTGCGGCCCCAACCCCCTCGGTTTCGGAGCCCCGGCCATGA
- a CDS encoding helix-turn-helix domain-containing protein has product MSSFAEIYGRITLATNCRTQMELAEVLDIRQSSISDAKRRNSVPGDWYMKLFEKFGLNPDWLKQGMGPMYLRTEEGYAPQDAPAFLAENTAVYGDDQAKHLVCTEFAMPAVWEDAGDRPEFTPQGKISLPLSLVRPGVLVFRMRGDNMAPLISQGARFGVDTRENALTSGKIYALFAPNEGLVLRRIFLDGAQTGYLLRSEAPEFPETVLAPEILRQRLLGRVVWTLQEF; this is encoded by the coding sequence ATGTCCTCATTTGCGGAAATATATGGCCGTATCACGCTTGCGACCAATTGCCGGACGCAAATGGAACTGGCCGAAGTGCTCGACATCCGCCAGTCCAGCATTTCTGACGCCAAGCGGCGCAACTCCGTGCCCGGCGACTGGTACATGAAGCTTTTTGAGAAGTTCGGGCTCAATCCCGACTGGCTCAAGCAGGGCATGGGCCCCATGTACCTGCGCACCGAAGAAGGCTATGCCCCGCAGGACGCGCCGGCCTTCCTGGCGGAAAATACCGCCGTCTACGGCGACGACCAGGCCAAGCACCTCGTGTGCACCGAATTTGCCATGCCCGCCGTCTGGGAGGACGCCGGCGACCGGCCCGAATTCACGCCGCAGGGCAAGATCTCGCTGCCGCTTTCGCTGGTACGGCCGGGCGTGCTCGTGTTTCGCATGCGCGGAGACAACATGGCCCCGCTCATCTCGCAGGGAGCCCGTTTCGGCGTGGACACGCGGGAGAACGCCCTCACTTCGGGCAAGATCTATGCGCTGTTCGCGCCCAACGAGGGCCTTGTGCTGCGCCGCATCTTCCTTGACGGCGCGCAGACGGGCTACCTGCTGCGCTCGGAGGCCCCCGAATTTCCTGAAACGGTGCTTGCGCCGGAGATCCTGCGCCAGCGGCTTCTCGGGCGCGTGGTCTGGACGCTGCAGGAGTTCTAG
- a CDS encoding protease modulator HflC, whose translation MKKNPFLLVVLILALAALGSQCFFTVHQTQKALVLQLGEPLPEVYGPGLHFKLPFVQNVVYFDSRVLDYEARSREAFTVDKKAIVLDNYARWRIIDPLQFYRTMRTIPGAQARLDDVVYSQLRALVGAYTLTQVVSSHRANIMKEVTDKVSELMKPFGVEVLDVRIKRTDLPQENQRAIFERMRAERERQAKQYRSEGEEESTRIRSDADRQRALILAEAAREAQVERGRGDAKAAATYAGAYSKSPDFYAYQRWLEAMRKSFKENSKMVLTNEAPLLNLQQ comes from the coding sequence ATGAAAAAAAATCCCTTCCTGCTCGTGGTGCTCATCCTTGCGCTCGCGGCGCTCGGCAGCCAGTGCTTCTTCACCGTGCACCAGACGCAGAAGGCGCTGGTGCTCCAGCTGGGCGAGCCGCTGCCCGAGGTCTACGGCCCGGGGCTGCATTTCAAGCTGCCCTTCGTCCAGAACGTGGTCTATTTCGACTCGCGGGTGCTCGACTACGAGGCCCGCTCCCGCGAGGCCTTCACCGTGGACAAGAAGGCCATCGTGCTCGACAACTATGCCCGCTGGCGCATCATCGACCCGCTCCAGTTCTACCGCACCATGCGCACCATACCCGGCGCGCAGGCGCGCCTCGACGACGTGGTGTATTCGCAGTTGCGCGCGCTCGTGGGCGCCTACACGCTGACGCAGGTCGTTTCCTCGCACCGCGCCAACATCATGAAGGAAGTGACCGACAAGGTCTCGGAGCTCATGAAGCCCTTTGGCGTGGAGGTACTGGACGTGCGCATCAAGCGCACCGACCTTCCGCAGGAAAATCAGCGCGCCATCTTCGAGCGCATGCGCGCCGAGCGCGAGCGGCAGGCCAAGCAGTACCGCTCCGAGGGCGAGGAGGAATCCACCCGCATCCGCTCCGACGCCGACCGCCAGCGCGCCCTCATCCTCGCCGAGGCGGCACGCGAGGCCCAGGTGGAGCGCGGCCGCGGCGATGCCAAGGCGGCCGCCACCTATGCGGGCGCCTACAGCAAGTCGCCGGATTTCTACGCCTACCAGCGCTGGCTGGAGGCCATGCGCAAATCCTTCAAGGAAAACAGCAAGATGGTCCTCACCAACGAAGCGCCGCTGCTCAACCTCCAGCAGTAG
- the hflK gene encoding FtsH protease activity modulator HflK yields the protein MNWDWDKLQEKRQRQQGAQRPPRRPEEPDGDDVEAGREKPRNQRYLLNESRGGGPNNPFERLSRFKLPNGRLVLLIGIAAVVLWLLSGIYIVNPDEQGVVLRFGRYDRTVDPGPHYALPAPFETVYKPQVTQVLRSEVGFRSVGQSATFQQGQVRTIAEEASMLTGDENIVNVQFSVQYKISDPVQYLFNVSAPTALVRNAAEAAMREVIGNSEIDSAITDGKLKIQSEATQLLQHILDRYGAGIQIIAVQLQDVHPPKEVIDAFKDVASAREDKSRIINQAEAYRNELLPKARGQAAAMKNQAEAYSATRVRHAEGDAERFDALRVEYDKAPKVTKQRLYYETMEDILSGSGEKVLMDGAAASKALPYLPLPSLSAPRLPEGASPERRAAPEVRQQAQPAPGAGTSGQAPAGERP from the coding sequence ATGAACTGGGATTGGGACAAGCTACAGGAAAAGCGGCAGCGCCAGCAGGGCGCCCAGCGACCGCCGCGCCGCCCGGAAGAGCCGGACGGCGACGACGTGGAGGCCGGCCGCGAAAAGCCGCGCAACCAGCGTTACCTGCTCAACGAGAGCCGGGGTGGCGGCCCGAACAACCCCTTTGAGCGCCTTTCCCGCTTCAAGCTGCCCAACGGGCGCCTCGTGCTGCTCATCGGCATCGCCGCGGTGGTGCTCTGGCTGCTCTCCGGCATCTATATCGTCAATCCCGACGAACAGGGCGTGGTGCTCCGCTTCGGCCGCTATGACCGCACGGTGGATCCGGGGCCTCACTATGCCCTGCCCGCCCCCTTTGAAACGGTCTACAAGCCACAGGTCACGCAGGTGCTGCGCAGCGAGGTGGGCTTCCGCTCCGTTGGGCAGTCCGCCACTTTCCAGCAAGGGCAGGTGCGCACCATCGCCGAAGAGGCCTCCATGCTCACTGGCGACGAGAACATCGTCAATGTCCAGTTCAGCGTGCAGTACAAGATCAGCGACCCGGTGCAATATCTCTTCAACGTCAGCGCGCCCACGGCTCTCGTGCGCAACGCTGCCGAAGCGGCCATGCGCGAGGTCATCGGCAACAGCGAGATAGATTCCGCCATCACGGACGGCAAGCTCAAGATCCAGAGCGAGGCCACCCAGTTGCTCCAGCACATCCTCGACCGCTACGGCGCGGGCATCCAGATCATCGCGGTGCAGCTGCAGGACGTGCACCCGCCCAAGGAGGTCATTGACGCTTTCAAGGACGTGGCCAGCGCCCGGGAGGACAAGAGCCGCATCATCAACCAGGCTGAGGCCTACCGCAACGAGCTTTTGCCCAAGGCGCGCGGCCAGGCAGCGGCCATGAAGAACCAGGCCGAAGCCTACAGCGCCACCCGCGTGCGCCACGCGGAGGGCGACGCCGAGCGCTTCGACGCCCTGCGCGTGGAGTATGACAAGGCGCCCAAGGTCACCAAGCAGCGCCTTTATTACGAGACCATGGAAGACATCCTCTCAGGCTCCGGCGAAAAGGTGCTCATGGACGGCGCGGCTGCCTCCAAGGCACTGCCGTACCTGCCGCTCCCGAGCCTGAGCGCGCCCAGGCTGCCCGAGGGCGCCAGCCCCGAGCGGCGCGCCGCGCCCGAAGTGCGCCAGCAGGCGCAGCCCGCACCGGGCGCGGGCACTTCGGGCCAAGCCCCGGCAGGAGAACGGCCATGA